One genomic window of Clostridium taeniosporum includes the following:
- a CDS encoding V-type ATP synthase subunit D translates to MAKLNVNPTRMELSKLKKRLATSTRSHKLLKDKQDELMRQFINLVKYNNKLRKEVEGNLQGSLKDFVMARAVMSSEFLEEAIVYPKEHICVEVGEKNVMSVSVPVMNFKRQLEGDEGSIYPYGFANTSSELDDTLSKLYGILPQLLELAEVEKSCQLMANEIESTRRRVNALEYMTIPQLQETIKYIRMRLDENERSATTRLMKVKSMIEQRG, encoded by the coding sequence ATGGCAAAGCTAAATGTCAATCCTACTAGAATGGAACTTTCTAAGCTTAAAAAAAGATTAGCAACTTCAACAAGAAGTCATAAACTTTTAAAAGATAAACAAGATGAGTTAATGAGACAATTCATTAATCTTGTTAAATATAATAATAAGCTAAGAAAAGAAGTAGAAGGTAATCTTCAAGGTTCCCTTAAGGATTTCGTTATGGCTAGAGCTGTTATGAGTTCTGAATTCTTAGAAGAAGCTATTGTTTATCCTAAGGAACATATTTGTGTTGAGGTTGGCGAAAAGAACGTAATGAGTGTATCTGTTCCTGTCATGAACTTTAAGAGACAACTTGAAGGTGATGAAGGAAGCATATACCCATATGGTTTTGCTAATACATCATCAGAACTTGATGATACACTTTCTAAGCTTTATGGAATTCTTCCACAATTACTAGAACTTGCAGAAGTAGAAAAGTCATGTCAATTAATGGCTAACGAAATTGAAAGTACTAGAAGAAGAGTTAATGCTCTTGAATATATGACAATTCCTCAACTTCAAGAGACTATAAAGTATATTAGAATGAGACTTGATGAAAATGAAAGATCTGCTACAACTAGATTAATGAAAGTTAAGAGTATGATTGAACAAAGAGGTTAA
- a CDS encoding V-type ATP synthase subunit C, protein MDMMQFSQVIPRLRVYETKLLDKSKIDRMIDSNSASEALKVLQETEYANVMTNVKRAEDYEIILSEELKRLFNLMYEISPVKSLVDLMSIKYDYQNIKVILKGIFLKKDLSYLLIDVGTIEASRLKYLIENNDLRDLSQIMREAIEESKNKFEDTKDPQILDIILDKYMFKQLVQIKNEIEDNFVNKYVEALIDSTNLKTLLRVKKQNKGREFFTSVIIEGGSLDKDKLLGMLNDAVENIANKLSFTEYNDLIKSGIEYYTKTGSVSLLEKLVDNYIMDMMKDAKIIPFGVEPLLAYVYAKETEIKIIRIVMVGKLNNISAEVIRERLRDIYV, encoded by the coding sequence ATGGATATGATGCAATTTAGTCAAGTTATACCTAGACTAAGAGTATATGAAACAAAACTCCTTGATAAATCAAAGATTGACAGAATGATTGATTCCAATTCTGCCAGTGAAGCATTAAAAGTGCTTCAAGAAACAGAATATGCCAATGTTATGACAAATGTTAAAAGAGCTGAGGACTATGAAATTATATTAAGTGAAGAATTAAAAAGATTATTTAATTTAATGTATGAAATTAGTCCAGTAAAATCTCTTGTAGACTTAATGAGTATTAAATATGATTATCAAAATATAAAAGTAATATTAAAGGGAATTTTTCTTAAAAAAGATTTATCTTATCTATTAATTGATGTTGGAACTATTGAAGCTTCAAGATTAAAGTATTTAATAGAAAATAATGACTTAAGAGACTTATCTCAAATTATGAGGGAAGCTATTGAAGAGTCAAAAAATAAATTTGAAGATACTAAAGATCCTCAAATACTTGATATTATTTTAGATAAGTATATGTTTAAACAATTAGTACAAATTAAGAATGAAATAGAAGATAACTTTGTTAATAAATATGTAGAAGCACTTATTGATTCTACAAATTTAAAAACTCTTTTAAGAGTAAAAAAACAAAACAAAGGCAGGGAATTCTTTACTTCAGTTATTATTGAAGGAGGTTCTTTAGATAAAGATAAGTTATTAGGAATGTTAAATGATGCAGTAGAAAATATAGCTAATAAACTTTCATTTACTGAGTATAATGATTTAATAAAATCAGGTATAGAGTACTATACAAAAACAGGTTCTGTGAGTTTATTAGAAAAATTAGTTGATAACTACATTATGGATATGATGAAAGACGCTAAAATAATACCTTTTGGAGTCGAACCTTTATTAGCTTATGTTTATGCAAAAGAAACAGAAATAAAGATTATAAGAATCGTAATGGTTGGCAAACTCAATAATATTTCTGCGGAAGTAATAAGAGAAAGGCTGCGTGATATTTATGTTTAA
- a CDS encoding V-type ATP synthase subunit K translates to MDMSWIKFFLENNGGFVMGALGVALAVGMSGIGSAKGVGIVGQSAAGLLSEQPEKFGKALILELLPGTQGLYGFVIGLLVFLQLKPDTTFSQGLYLLFACLPIAITGLWSGIAQGKAAAAGIQILAKNPEHNTKGMVLAAMVETYALLGFVVSFLLVNGVF, encoded by the coding sequence TTAAGTTTTTTTTAGAAAATAACGGTGGATTTGTTATGGGAGCACTAGGTGTTGCTTTAGCAGTAGGAATGTCAGGAATAGGATCAGCTAAAGGTGTTGGTATAGTTGGTCAATCAGCAGCAGGATTATTATCAGAACAACCAGAAAAATTTGGTAAAGCATTAATTCTTGAATTATTACCAGGTACACAAGGTCTTTATGGATTCGTTATAGGATTATTAGTATTTTTACAATTAAAACCAGACACAACTTTCTCACAAGGTTTATATTTATTATTTGCTTGTTTACCAATTGCTATCACTGGTTTATGGTCAGGAATTGCTCAAGGTAAAGCAGCAGCTGCTGGTATTCAAATATTAGCTAAAAACCCAGAACACAATACTAAAGGTATGGTTCTTGCAGCGATGGTTGAAACTTATGCATTATTAGGATTCGTTGTATCATTCTTATTAGTAAATGGTGTATTTTAA
- a CDS encoding V-type ATP synthase subunit A yields MKTGKIIKVSGPLVVAEGMDEANIYDVCKVGEKGLIGEIIEMRGDKASIQVYEETSGIGPGDPVVTTGEPLSVELGPGLIESMFDGIQRPLDAFMEAAKSSFLTRGVSVPSLNREKKWEFKPTAKVGDEVKPGVVIGTVQETPVVEQKIMIPVGIEGKIKEIKAGSFTVVETIAIVETAKGDKEVQLMQKWPVRKGRPYSAKINPVEPMLTGQRVIDTFFPVAKGGAAAIPGPFGAGKTVTQHQIAKWGDAEIVVYVGCGERGNEMTDVVNEFPELIDPKTGQSLMKRTVLIANTSNMPVAAREASIYTGITIAEYFRDMGYSVSIMADSTSRWAEALREMSGRLEEMPGDEGYPAYLGSRLADYYERAGKVQCLGNDGRIGSITAIGAVSPPGGDISEPVSQSTLRIVKVFWGLDAQLAYQRHFPTINWLTSYSLYADTIDKWMDENVADNWGALRLEAMTILQDESQLQEIVRLVGIDALSEKDRLKLDVAKSIREDYLQQNGFHEIDTYTSLKKQYKMLSLILGYKKEAERALEAGVYLNDILAMEDLKDRIARSKYIHEDDLDKMDQIAVDLKNAIDDLISKGGVANA; encoded by the coding sequence GTGAAGACCGGAAAGATAATTAAGGTTTCAGGACCTTTAGTAGTTGCTGAAGGTATGGATGAAGCTAATATATATGACGTTTGTAAGGTTGGAGAAAAAGGTCTTATCGGAGAAATCATCGAAATGAGAGGCGATAAGGCATCAATCCAAGTATATGAAGAAACTTCAGGAATAGGACCTGGGGATCCAGTTGTTACAACTGGGGAACCTTTAAGTGTTGAACTTGGACCAGGACTTATTGAATCAATGTTTGATGGAATACAAAGACCACTAGATGCATTTATGGAGGCTGCTAAGTCTAGTTTCTTAACTAGAGGGGTATCAGTTCCTTCATTAAATAGAGAAAAGAAGTGGGAGTTTAAGCCAACAGCAAAAGTTGGAGATGAAGTTAAACCAGGGGTTGTAATTGGTACAGTACAAGAAACTCCTGTTGTTGAACAAAAAATAATGATTCCAGTTGGTATTGAAGGAAAGATAAAAGAAATAAAAGCTGGTAGTTTCACAGTTGTTGAAACAATTGCTATAGTTGAAACTGCAAAAGGTGATAAAGAAGTTCAATTAATGCAAAAATGGCCAGTAAGAAAAGGAAGACCATATTCAGCAAAAATTAATCCAGTTGAACCAATGCTTACAGGACAAAGAGTTATAGATACATTCTTCCCTGTTGCTAAGGGTGGAGCGGCTGCTATTCCAGGACCATTCGGAGCTGGTAAAACAGTAACACAACACCAAATTGCTAAATGGGGAGATGCTGAAATAGTTGTTTACGTTGGATGTGGAGAACGTGGTAACGAAATGACAGACGTTGTTAATGAGTTCCCAGAACTTATTGACCCTAAGACAGGCCAAAGCTTAATGAAGAGAACAGTTCTTATAGCTAATACTTCAAACATGCCAGTTGCAGCTAGAGAAGCTTCTATATATACAGGTATTACAATAGCTGAATACTTCAGAGATATGGGATACTCAGTATCAATCATGGCTGATTCAACTTCAAGATGGGCTGAGGCATTAAGAGAAATGTCTGGTAGACTTGAAGAAATGCCAGGAGATGAAGGATATCCAGCATACCTTGGATCAAGACTTGCTGACTACTATGAAAGAGCTGGTAAAGTTCAATGTTTAGGTAATGATGGAAGAATAGGTTCTATCACAGCAATTGGTGCAGTATCACCTCCAGGAGGAGATATTTCAGAACCAGTATCACAATCAACACTTAGAATAGTTAAAGTTTTCTGGGGTCTAGATGCACAACTTGCATATCAAAGACATTTCCCAACTATTAACTGGTTAACATCTTATTCATTATATGCTGATACAATAGATAAATGGATGGATGAAAATGTTGCTGATAACTGGGGAGCATTAAGATTAGAAGCTATGACTATACTTCAAGATGAATCTCAATTACAAGAAATAGTAAGACTTGTAGGTATTGATGCATTATCTGAAAAAGATAGATTAAAATTAGATGTTGCTAAATCAATTAGAGAAGACTATTTACAACAAAATGGTTTCCATGAAATTGATACTTATACATCTTTAAAGAAACAATATAAAATGCTAAGTCTTATATTAGGATATAAAAAAGAAGCTGAAAGAGCTTTAGAAGCTGGAGTATACTTAAATGATATCTTAGCTATGGAAGACTTAAAAGATAGAATTGCTAGAAGTAAGTACATACACGAAGATGATTTAGATAAAATGGATCAAATCGCTGTAGACTTAAAAAATGCAATTGATGACCTAATAAGCAAAGGAGGGGTAGCAAATGCTTAA
- a CDS encoding 5'-nucleotidase C-terminal domain-containing protein → MKKKLLSAVLSITLIFSLNTTGVWAASNNDSTKITILHTNDTHCRVLSQDGGFGFAKIATIANEAKKDNPNTLLVDAGDTLHGKPIVNVSKGENAIRILDAVGYDYMVPGNHDFNYGNERLIELSKLAKNVKMLDANVKKNGKDILPPYEIVEKGHVKIGIFGITTPETAYKTNPANVKDITFEDPIVVSKQMVKELEDKTDVIVALAHVGVDDSSVVTSKEIAEKVKGIDVIIDGHSHTILSDGLVVNNTLIAQTGEYDENLGVVELEVKDKKVTNKKAKLLNSKDYKDLKEDEKVVDLLKDIQTENDKTFSEVVASTDVLLDGARGDVRTKETNLGNITADATREITKADIAFLNGGSLRTSIESGEITKGKLAELFPFGSVVQTIKLSGRDIVKALEVSVGAYPTEQGGFLQVSGIAFSFDPTKNKGNRVFDVKVGENPIDLNKEYTVAINDFLSQGGDGYTMFKTTVIGEFETYDDIFAKYLNNKGTKNANTLGRIQIKQKAKELVKNQENVADNQAVQASIKKETIYTVIAGDNLSKIARRNNTTWQVLAQYNNLQNPDLIFVGDEIKIPA, encoded by the coding sequence ATGAAAAAAAAGCTTTTAAGCGCTGTGTTATCGATTACATTAATTTTTAGTTTAAATACCACAGGCGTATGGGCAGCTAGTAATAATGATAGCACTAAAATAACAATACTTCATACAAATGATACCCATTGTAGAGTATTATCACAAGATGGAGGGTTTGGATTTGCTAAAATAGCTACAATAGCTAATGAGGCTAAAAAAGACAATCCAAATACATTACTAGTTGATGCAGGTGATACTTTACATGGAAAACCAATAGTTAATGTTAGTAAAGGGGAAAATGCTATTAGAATACTAGATGCAGTAGGATACGATTATATGGTACCAGGGAATCACGATTTTAATTATGGAAATGAAAGGCTTATTGAGTTAAGTAAGCTTGCTAAAAATGTTAAAATGTTAGATGCTAATGTTAAAAAGAATGGAAAAGATATTTTACCACCTTATGAAATTGTGGAAAAAGGGCATGTTAAAATAGGTATTTTTGGAATAACAACTCCAGAAACAGCGTATAAAACAAATCCTGCTAATGTAAAGGACATAACTTTTGAAGATCCAATAGTAGTATCTAAACAAATGGTTAAAGAATTAGAAGATAAAACAGATGTTATTGTAGCATTAGCACATGTAGGAGTAGATGATAGTTCAGTAGTTACGTCAAAAGAAATTGCTGAAAAAGTTAAAGGAATAGATGTGATAATTGATGGGCATAGTCATACAATTTTAAGTGATGGTTTGGTAGTTAATAATACATTAATAGCACAAACTGGTGAATATGATGAAAATCTTGGCGTAGTAGAATTAGAAGTTAAAGATAAGAAAGTTACAAACAAAAAAGCTAAATTATTAAATTCAAAAGATTATAAAGATTTAAAAGAAGATGAAAAAGTAGTAGATTTATTAAAAGATATTCAGACTGAAAACGATAAAACTTTTTCAGAGGTTGTTGCAAGTACAGATGTATTATTAGATGGAGCTAGGGGCGATGTAAGAACTAAAGAAACAAACTTAGGGAATATAACTGCTGATGCAACTAGAGAAATTACTAAAGCAGATATAGCATTTTTAAATGGGGGTTCTCTAAGAACTTCAATAGAATCAGGAGAAATAACCAAAGGAAAACTTGCAGAATTATTTCCATTTGGAAGCGTAGTACAAACTATAAAATTATCAGGTAGAGATATAGTTAAGGCACTTGAAGTGTCAGTAGGAGCATATCCAACAGAACAAGGTGGATTTTTACAAGTAAGTGGAATAGCATTTTCATTTGATCCAACAAAGAACAAGGGAAATAGAGTTTTTGATGTAAAAGTAGGTGAAAACCCAATTGATTTAAATAAAGAATACACTGTAGCTATAAATGATTTCTTATCTCAAGGTGGAGATGGATATACTATGTTTAAAACTACTGTTATAGGAGAATTTGAAACATATGACGATATTTTTGCAAAGTATTTAAATAATAAAGGAACTAAGAATGCTAATACTTTAGGCAGAATACAAATTAAACAAAAAGCTAAAGAACTAGTAAAGAATCAAGAAAATGTAGCAGATAATCAAGCAGTTCAAGCTTCTATTAAAAAAGAAACTATATATACAGTAATTGCAGGTGATAATCTTTCTAAAATAGCTAGAAGAAATAATACTACATGGCAAGTATTAGCTCAATATAATAATTTACAAAATCCAGATTTGATATTTGTTGGAGATGAAATTAAAATTCCAGCATAG
- a CDS encoding MraY family glycosyltransferase encodes MQYILAMVVTLFLSLLIMPIVMKLAIKLKFTDKPTKRKQHKKETPLCGGIVLYICFFISFFLFVKDDIKQQIVVFIAATAILLIGLIDDYYKTRFKEFAILPRLIIQLLSAVLVFKAGIAFLGFTNPFTGEFIALSKTIQFLLTITWIFGVTTVINWSDGMDGLAGGISLISSITFFIAAIVLNQQVSAETSIILLGSIVGFLFYNRYPAKVFMGDSGANFLGFMLSVIALDGAFKQATVLSLFIPILALAVPIFDNLFVIFKRFSEGKPVYQADRSQIHFRLEEKGFTPKQVVNYIMIISSVFSLISIVLLLIKT; translated from the coding sequence ATGCAATATATATTAGCTATGGTAGTTACATTATTTTTATCGCTATTAATTATGCCAATAGTAATGAAACTAGCAATTAAATTAAAATTTACAGATAAGCCGACCAAAAGGAAGCAACATAAAAAAGAAACTCCATTATGCGGAGGAATAGTACTATACATATGTTTTTTTATTTCTTTTTTCTTATTTGTAAAGGATGATATAAAACAACAAATAGTTGTATTTATAGCAGCAACAGCAATACTATTAATAGGACTTATAGATGATTATTATAAAACAAGATTTAAAGAATTTGCTATACTTCCACGACTAATCATTCAGTTATTATCAGCTGTGCTTGTTTTTAAAGCAGGAATAGCATTTTTGGGATTTACTAATCCATTCACTGGGGAATTTATAGCGCTAAGTAAGACTATACAGTTTTTATTAACGATTACTTGGATATTTGGAGTTACAACTGTAATAAACTGGTCTGATGGTATGGATGGGTTGGCAGGGGGAATTTCTCTTATTTCATCCATAACTTTTTTTATTGCTGCAATAGTATTAAATCAGCAAGTATCAGCTGAAACATCCATAATACTTTTAGGATCTATAGTAGGATTTTTATTTTATAACAGATATCCTGCAAAAGTATTTATGGGAGATTCTGGTGCTAATTTTTTAGGATTCATGTTAAGTGTTATAGCATTAGATGGTGCATTTAAACAAGCTACTGTATTAAGTTTGTTTATTCCTATTTTAGCATTAGCTGTACCAATATTTGATAATTTATTTGTTATTTTTAAAAGATTTTCAGAAGGAAAACCTGTTTATCAAGCAGATAGAAGTCAGATACATTTTAGGCTTGAAGAAAAAGGGTTCACACCTAAACAAGTTGTAAATTACATAATGATAATAAGTTCTGTTTTTAGTTTAATATCTATTGTACTTTTATTGATTAAAACTTAA
- a CDS encoding V-type ATP synthase subunit F, giving the protein MFKKIGVVGDKDSVLAFKALGIDVFPIVEEEEAKKTVDRLAKNDYAVIFVTEHVAQGIEETIERYNKEVLPAVILIPSNQGTLNIGMQKISDNVEKAVGVNIL; this is encoded by the coding sequence ATGTTTAAAAAAATAGGTGTAGTTGGTGATAAGGATTCAGTTTTAGCTTTCAAAGCTTTAGGAATTGACGTTTTTCCAATTGTTGAAGAAGAAGAAGCAAAAAAAACTGTTGATAGATTAGCAAAGAATGATTACGCAGTTATCTTTGTAACAGAGCATGTTGCACAAGGTATCGAAGAAACAATTGAAAGATACAATAAAGAAGTACTTCCTGCTGTAATATTAATTCCAAGCAATCAAGGAACATTAAATATAGGTATGCAAAAAATTAGTGATAACGTAGAAAAAGCTGTAGGCGTTAATATTTTATAG
- a CDS encoding S-ribosylhomocysteine lyase, producing the protein MEKVESFELDHRKVKAPYIRRCCLLDGEHGDKVTKFDIRFLQPNKEQFGTAAMHGLEHLLAHELRSKLEGIIDLSPMGCRTGFYLSIWGDREASEIKEAIEWSLEKVLEAKEIPAANDIQCGNYRDLSLFGAKEYAKEALERGFSLNIYEE; encoded by the coding sequence ATGGAAAAAGTAGAAAGTTTTGAATTAGATCATAGAAAGGTTAAAGCACCATATATAAGAAGATGCTGCTTACTTGATGGAGAGCATGGAGATAAGGTTACAAAGTTTGATATAAGATTTCTTCAACCTAATAAAGAACAATTTGGAACAGCAGCAATGCATGGTCTTGAACATTTATTAGCACATGAACTTAGATCAAAATTAGAAGGAATAATTGATTTATCACCAATGGGTTGCAGAACAGGATTCTATTTAAGCATATGGGGAGATAGAGAAGCATCAGAAATAAAAGAAGCAATAGAGTGGTCATTAGAAAAAGTTTTAGAAGCAAAGGAAATACCAGCAGCTAATGATATTCAATGTGGAAATTATAGAGATTTATCTTTATTTGGTGCAAAAGAATATGCTAAAGAAGCATTAGAAAGAGGATTTTCTCTTAATATATATGAAGAGTAA
- a CDS encoding V-type ATP synthase subunit B — MLKEYRTVTEVVGPLMVVEGVEGVKYDELVEIELHTGEKRRGKVLEVNGSKAMVQIFEGSSGINLKGTKAKFLGRPLELGVSEDMLGRVFDGMGRPNDNGPDIIPEKRVDINGEAINPMARDFPSEFIQTGVSAIDGLNTLVRGQKLPVFSASGLPHAELAAQIARQAKVLNSDSKFAVVFAAIGITFEEAQFFQDEFKRTGAIDRSVLFMNLASDPAIERIATPRMALTCAEYLAYEKGMHVLVIMTDITNYAEALREISAARKEVPGRRGYPGYLYTDLSTLYERAGRLRGTEGSITQIPILTMPEDDKTHPIPDLTGYITEGQIILSRELYKKGIMPPIDVLPSLSRLKDKGIGKGKTREDHADTMNQLFAAYSQGKQAKELSAILGESALSDTDKKLAKFAEAFEEEYVSQGFTTNRTIEETLNLGWKLLKMLPRTELKRIRDEYLEKYMPREEE, encoded by the coding sequence ATGCTTAAAGAGTATAGAACAGTTACAGAAGTTGTTGGCCCTTTGATGGTTGTTGAAGGTGTTGAAGGCGTTAAATATGACGAACTAGTTGAAATTGAACTTCATACTGGTGAAAAAAGAAGAGGTAAGGTTCTAGAAGTTAATGGATCAAAAGCAATGGTTCAAATCTTCGAAGGATCTTCAGGAATAAATTTAAAAGGTACTAAGGCTAAATTCTTAGGTAGACCACTTGAACTTGGTGTATCTGAAGATATGTTAGGAAGAGTATTTGATGGTATGGGTAGACCAAACGATAATGGCCCAGACATAATACCAGAAAAAAGAGTAGATATAAATGGTGAAGCTATTAACCCTATGGCTAGAGACTTCCCATCAGAATTTATTCAGACAGGAGTTTCTGCAATTGACGGACTTAATACTCTAGTTAGAGGACAAAAGTTACCTGTTTTCTCTGCATCAGGACTTCCACATGCAGAACTTGCAGCTCAAATAGCAAGACAAGCGAAAGTTTTAAATTCAGATTCTAAGTTTGCCGTTGTATTTGCTGCAATAGGTATAACTTTCGAAGAAGCTCAATTTTTCCAAGATGAATTTAAGAGAACAGGAGCTATAGACAGATCAGTTCTATTCATGAACTTAGCATCTGACCCAGCTATCGAAAGAATAGCTACACCAAGAATGGCTCTTACTTGTGCTGAATACTTAGCTTATGAAAAAGGAATGCACGTTCTTGTTATAATGACTGATATTACAAACTATGCTGAAGCATTAAGAGAAATATCAGCAGCTAGAAAAGAAGTTCCAGGTAGAAGAGGATATCCAGGTTATCTTTATACTGACCTTTCTACATTATATGAAAGAGCAGGAAGACTTAGAGGAACAGAAGGTTCAATCACTCAAATTCCAATACTTACAATGCCTGAAGATGATAAAACTCACCCAATTCCAGACTTAACTGGATATATTACAGAAGGTCAAATTATTCTTTCAAGAGAATTATATAAGAAAGGTATAATGCCTCCTATAGATGTTTTACCATCACTTTCAAGACTTAAAGATAAGGGTATTGGTAAAGGAAAAACTAGAGAAGATCATGCAGATACTATGAACCAATTATTTGCGGCATATTCACAAGGTAAGCAAGCAAAAGAATTATCAGCAATCTTAGGAGAATCAGCTTTATCAGATACTGATAAGAAACTTGCTAAATTTGCAGAAGCTTTTGAAGAAGAGTATGTATCTCAAGGCTTTACTACAAATAGAACAATTGAAGAAACTCTAAACTTAGGATGGAAATTATTAAAAATGCTTCCTAGAACTGAGCTTAAGAGAATTAGAGATGAATACCTTGAAAAATACATGCCAAGAGAGGAAGAGTAG
- the metF gene encoding methylenetetrahydrofolate reductase [NAD(P)H]: MNIKNLFRDKKAVFSFEIFPPKTTSSIQTIYNTLEDLKGLSPDYISVTYGAGGSVKNSKTIELSSLIKNKYGIEAVSHLTCINLDKKDVKYYLREFEKNNIENILALRGDIDIGSKIIGELDHANELIKYINDNGNFNIAAACYPEGHIEHKGLYREIESMKRKEYSGASYFISQLFFDNNLYYNFQDEVRAANINLPIEAGIMPVTNKKQIERILSLSGASFPNKFKKIIDKYEHNPEALRDAGIAYAVEQIVDLISTGVDGIHLYIMNNPYIAQKITKSIESILLTVNKI; this comes from the coding sequence ATGAATATTAAAAATTTATTCAGAGATAAAAAGGCGGTTTTTTCATTTGAAATTTTTCCACCTAAAACAACATCATCCATACAAACTATTTATAACACATTAGAAGATTTGAAGGGATTAAGTCCAGATTATATAAGCGTTACCTATGGGGCAGGTGGAAGCGTTAAAAATAGTAAGACTATTGAATTATCTTCTTTAATAAAGAATAAATATGGAATTGAAGCAGTATCACATTTAACTTGTATTAATTTAGATAAGAAAGATGTAAAATATTATTTAAGAGAGTTTGAAAAAAACAATATAGAAAATATACTTGCATTAAGAGGAGATATTGATATAGGAAGCAAAATTATAGGAGAGTTAGATCATGCTAATGAATTAATTAAGTATATAAATGATAATGGGAATTTTAATATAGCAGCAGCCTGTTATCCAGAAGGTCATATAGAGCATAAAGGACTTTATAGAGAAATTGAAAGTATGAAAAGGAAAGAATATTCAGGAGCATCTTATTTTATATCTCAGTTGTTTTTTGATAACAATTTGTATTATAATTTTCAAGACGAGGTTCGTGCTGCTAATATAAATTTGCCAATTGAAGCTGGTATTATGCCTGTAACAAATAAAAAACAAATTGAAAGAATTTTATCTTTAAGTGGAGCATCGTTTCCTAATAAATTCAAAAAAATAATAGATAAATACGAGCATAATCCAGAAGCATTAAGAGATGCAGGAATTGCTTATGCAGTAGAACAAATTGTGGATTTAATTTCTACAGGTGTGGATGGAATTCATTTGTATATAATGAATAATCCATATATAGCTCAAAAAATAACTAAAAGTATAGAAAGTATTTTATTAACAGTAAACAAAATTTAA
- a CDS encoding V-type ATP synthase subunit E: MSNINNLTSKIVKDSEDKKRIILSEAEEKKNRIIAKKQEKAASEEKIIMEKAETEAVSRKERIISSAELQVRNEKLKSKQTVISEVFKTTIEELCNISSDDFRDFVKTVILNTDISGDENLILNEQGKKIIDSDFISELNREIGSKGNITLIDKTGNFKGGFILEKDGIEINNTFEALVNSLKDEMGLEVARVLFS, translated from the coding sequence ATGTCTAACATAAATAATTTAACTTCTAAAATCGTAAAAGATTCAGAAGATAAAAAGAGAATAATCTTATCAGAAGCTGAAGAGAAAAAGAATAGAATTATTGCTAAAAAGCAAGAAAAAGCTGCTTCAGAAGAAAAGATTATTATGGAAAAAGCTGAAACAGAAGCTGTATCAAGAAAAGAAAGAATTATTTCTAGTGCAGAATTACAAGTAAGAAATGAAAAGCTAAAATCAAAACAAACTGTTATTAGTGAAGTTTTTAAAACTACAATAGAAGAGCTTTGTAATATATCAAGTGATGATTTTAGAGATTTTGTGAAGACAGTAATATTAAATACTGATATTTCAGGAGATGAAAATTTAATATTAAATGAACAAGGTAAGAAAATTATAGATTCTGATTTTATATCAGAATTAAATAGAGAAATTGGTTCAAAAGGAAATATAACTCTAATTGATAAAACTGGAAATTTTAAAGGTGGATTCATATTAGAGAAAGACGGCATAGAAATAAATAATACTTTTGAAGCTTTAGTAAATTCATTAAAAGATGAAATGGGTCTTGAAGTAGCAAGAGTATTGTTTAGTTAA